One genomic window of Ignavibacteriota bacterium includes the following:
- a CDS encoding phage tail tape measure protein, translating to MDLSLKFQADLDQQALVKKINIMLVQLRKSLGEFGKGVTILDEKSIKQQFEGVNKQFQTMATQSGAAKRGLEQVGASLEQAANKGSLLGKAFQFNMVTQAVTQVTSAFNQFLVPYQEFDKQLKNIGTLGVKNFEEFKTAAIDLASGVPDTVAGVTEGIYNAISAGAIEVVDGQANIAQGMKFVEQASKLAVAGMTDTNAAIKGLASVTNAYGTDVLSAGDAADYLFAAVKNGVTTVPELNASLSNVVPIAAAAGVSFEEVAAGIATLTKQGVPTAQATTQMRAAIAELLKPGASLKKVMTEAGVSIETLRNEGLQVTMAKLGQSMNSMGTDAANTFSSIEAVGFALASTGDNADKFKNDLLAIEAGAGSVEEAFNVASDGIANKTQGMMNQIEAMFFKFFDGLGETGTTVLSVTTQMAPMVATFAGLGQVLPDLGGAIKKHWVTSMQGATKAQKALNFAMMSNPAVASIAAILALGLALRGLSDWLNTTAKERLEDGKAELEFADVQLQAAKNRMDLQQKQIKSGEALIKAFEDEGEAALNNSDMLLQLEKAYPGAIDKTVGFTQNLARLKMASLNSKTELQDLKGEISELALAKVNLEIDVARLETNAIKEGLEDQLTEALVDDKSWLNPLGKVGLLLGEKIFGTSSVRWQAEAQMKEYTDAIYNASTSEELQRAGNELQMAITKGTGEFATLDPKEKAKMMNDVQQMVDSELKIRELKAKKIENWTKQQIDLGMKEADIIAMGKTQFELTEKEVKDLIEQQKKSKAEQDKTTQAVQATTASASDLAKQFGEVFAKAKEQQSNAVGALAELRRQYRQGEIDATAFEQKRQELIQEGKQATKEVLQFEKDRKLSEKEIGMNVEKTNKEVKKSIDLAKEIYDLGKKRLDNELKQFTINSDLARLQEGREKSLVDEIAGAKEKKRILEEQKKLLIETYQLQLDADGNIVDMNVSVAKQDRQKTLDGLKQDLLDLNMSIQESEVANLELQAKIKLNQVDLDKQLKELELKRIEFEVSIGVKTEKDLLALTQKDLNGVQKAIQEVQSAMNALQDSGQAEKGAKELTQEEIIQLQEFQKKLYELKSEEVDLLKTSEDKKRSIRQKAFDELKTQNDKDLSEIERRVTAENELTKSVMATVVEALSRKTDRTKDDELAKLESKREAEIISEAAFKKEKERIEAEHQRTLRNMQEAQRAAEMEAERRQTALILEEKMKRAQAELAQLDPEKDADQYRQVFDQINTLNKELAEKTDLLTAYGAEMSGAIGDIFANMFAGDNEAMKNSVKDSFSFVAGVLKKSASATVTKLVLESLFAGGGGIFGLLATPAITALINAAISKILDPVLSSITSFSTGGRVDEPTLAIVGDASRSRAGRDTEWIFRDDQLRLIMAFVLAKHQAGLERSLSNIIGVEMRRDDNSPLTQLNNSIRQLNTSLNRLPKDLRETITFDKAFGMYNETMKINALNTQYKAGQLDDEDYYTRLAEKQMSFRSYAGGSGFLYQPELAMVGDAGVNNPEIVLNNPQLEALITKVGNQSNAAVVSKLDKVESLLSQILDKDQDIYLNSSKVTDEVQREFNRRKFRNP from the coding sequence ATGGATCTTAGTTTAAAATTTCAAGCAGATTTAGACCAGCAGGCGTTGGTTAAAAAAATTAATATTATGTTAGTGCAGTTGCGAAAATCATTAGGTGAATTTGGTAAAGGCGTAACAATTCTTGACGAGAAATCAATTAAGCAGCAGTTTGAGGGTGTCAATAAGCAATTTCAGACAATGGCAACTCAAAGCGGTGCTGCTAAAAGAGGTCTTGAGCAAGTTGGAGCAAGTCTTGAGCAGGCAGCAAATAAAGGCAGTTTGCTTGGTAAGGCTTTTCAATTTAATATGGTAACGCAGGCAGTAACTCAAGTCACATCTGCTTTTAATCAGTTCTTAGTTCCTTATCAGGAATTTGACAAACAGCTTAAAAATATTGGAACTTTGGGTGTAAAGAACTTTGAGGAATTCAAAACAGCTGCAATAGATTTAGCGTCAGGCGTACCGGATACAGTTGCAGGCGTAACAGAGGGTATTTATAATGCTATAAGTGCGGGAGCAATTGAAGTAGTTGATGGTCAGGCGAATATTGCACAGGGTATGAAATTTGTTGAGCAAGCAAGTAAATTAGCTGTAGCAGGTATGACAGATACAAATGCAGCGATTAAAGGATTAGCATCGGTAACTAACGCCTACGGGACAGATGTCTTAAGTGCCGGTGATGCAGCCGATTATTTATTTGCAGCAGTAAAAAATGGTGTTACAACCGTTCCTGAGCTCAATGCATCCCTATCAAATGTAGTTCCTATTGCAGCGGCGGCAGGTGTAAGCTTTGAAGAAGTAGCGGCAGGTATAGCGACATTAACCAAGCAGGGCGTACCGACAGCACAGGCAACTACTCAGATGAGAGCGGCAATTGCAGAGCTTTTAAAGCCAGGTGCAAGTCTTAAAAAAGTTATGACAGAGGCTGGCGTTAGTATTGAGACCCTGAGAAATGAGGGTTTGCAGGTTACTATGGCTAAACTCGGACAGAGTATGAACTCTATGGGAACTGACGCTGCAAATACTTTCAGCTCTATTGAGGCTGTCGGATTTGCACTTGCAAGTACAGGCGATAATGCCGATAAGTTTAAGAATGATTTGCTTGCAATTGAGGCGGGTGCAGGCTCTGTGGAAGAAGCTTTTAATGTTGCTTCTGACGGCATTGCAAATAAAACTCAAGGCATGATGAACCAAATTGAAGCTATGTTTTTCAAATTTTTTGACGGACTTGGCGAGACCGGAACAACTGTACTTAGCGTAACTACTCAAATGGCTCCGATGGTAGCGACTTTTGCAGGTTTAGGGCAGGTTTTACCTGATTTGGGCGGAGCAATCAAAAAGCACTGGGTTACATCTATGCAAGGTGCTACTAAAGCTCAAAAAGCGTTGAATTTTGCAATGATGAGCAACCCTGCAGTTGCTTCTATTGCCGCTATTTTAGCGTTAGGATTAGCATTAAGAGGGTTGTCTGACTGGTTAAACACAACGGCTAAAGAGAGATTAGAGGATGGAAAGGCTGAGCTTGAATTCGCAGATGTACAACTTCAAGCAGCTAAAAATAGAATGGATTTGCAGCAGAAACAAATCAAATCAGGCGAAGCCTTAATCAAAGCCTTTGAAGATGAAGGCGAGGCGGCTCTTAATAACTCAGATATGTTGCTGCAGCTTGAAAAAGCCTATCCGGGTGCAATTGATAAAACAGTTGGGTTTACACAAAATCTCGCAAGATTGAAAATGGCGAGTCTGAACTCTAAAACTGAACTGCAAGATTTAAAAGGAGAAATATCTGAACTCGCTCTGGCGAAAGTGAATCTTGAAATTGATGTAGCAAGATTGGAAACCAACGCAATTAAAGAGGGGCTCGAAGACCAACTAACAGAAGCTTTGGTAGATGATAAGAGTTGGCTGAATCCGCTTGGCAAAGTCGGACTGCTACTTGGTGAAAAGATATTTGGAACTTCGAGCGTGAGATGGCAAGCAGAAGCACAGATGAAAGAATATACAGATGCTATTTATAACGCAAGTACTTCGGAAGAATTGCAAAGGGCTGGAAACGAGTTGCAGATGGCGATAACTAAAGGAACGGGTGAATTCGCTACGCTCGACCCGAAAGAAAAAGCAAAGATGATGAATGACGTGCAGCAAATGGTTGACAGTGAGTTGAAAATCAGAGAGCTTAAAGCTAAAAAGATAGAGAATTGGACAAAGCAGCAGATTGATTTGGGCATGAAAGAAGCCGACATCATCGCCATGGGTAAAACTCAATTTGAGCTAACAGAAAAAGAAGTCAAAGATTTAATCGAACAGCAAAAAAAATCAAAAGCAGAGCAGGATAAGACCACTCAGGCAGTACAAGCAACGACAGCATCGGCGTCAGACCTTGCAAAACAATTTGGCGAAGTCTTCGCAAAAGCTAAAGAGCAGCAAAGCAATGCAGTAGGAGCCTTGGCGGAACTTAGGCGACAATATCGCCAAGGCGAAATTGATGCAACGGCTTTTGAACAAAAAAGACAAGAATTGATACAAGAAGGCAAGCAGGCTACAAAAGAGGTTCTGCAGTTTGAGAAAGACCGTAAATTGTCTGAAAAAGAAATAGGAATGAATGTCGAAAAAACCAATAAAGAGGTTAAGAAGTCAATTGATTTAGCGAAAGAAATATATGATTTAGGTAAAAAAAGACTCGATAATGAGCTTAAACAGTTCACAATTAATTCAGACCTTGCAAGATTGCAGGAAGGGCGTGAAAAATCACTTGTAGATGAGATTGCCGGAGCTAAAGAAAAAAAGAGAATACTCGAAGAGCAGAAGAAATTACTTATTGAAACTTATCAACTTCAACTTGATGCAGATGGTAATATTGTTGATATGAATGTTTCAGTCGCAAAGCAAGACCGTCAAAAAACTCTCGACGGATTAAAACAAGACCTGCTCGACCTCAATATGTCAATTCAGGAATCAGAAGTCGCAAATCTTGAGCTTCAGGCAAAAATCAAGCTCAATCAAGTTGATTTGGATAAACAATTAAAAGAATTAGAGCTTAAAAGAATTGAATTTGAAGTCAGTATTGGTGTAAAAACTGAAAAAGATTTGCTTGCTTTGACCCAAAAAGACCTGAACGGCGTGCAAAAAGCTATTCAGGAAGTACAATCAGCAATGAATGCTTTGCAGGATAGCGGGCAAGCTGAAAAGGGTGCTAAAGAGCTTACGCAGGAAGAGATTATACAGCTTCAAGAATTTCAGAAAAAACTTTACGAGCTGAAAAGTGAAGAAGTTGACCTTCTAAAGACATCCGAAGACAAAAAAAGAAGCATAAGACAAAAAGCATTTGATGAACTCAAAACGCAAAATGATAAAGATTTATCTGAGATTGAAAGACGTGTAACGGCTGAAAATGAGCTTACTAAAAGCGTCATGGCGACTGTGGTTGAAGCCCTTAGTCGGAAGACTGACCGCACCAAAGATGATGAGCTTGCTAAACTCGAAAGCAAAAGAGAAGCGGAAATCATCTCCGAAGCGGCTTTCAAAAAAGAAAAAGAAAGAATCGAAGCTGAGCATCAACGCACTTTAAGGAATATGCAGGAAGCACAGCGGGCGGCTGAGATGGAAGCTGAGCGCAGGCAAACGGCATTGATACTCGAAGAAAAAATGAAAAGAGCTCAAGCCGAGCTTGCTCAATTAGACCCAGAGAAAGATGCAGACCAATATCGTCAGGTCTTTGACCAAATTAATACACTGAATAAAGAATTAGCTGAAAAAACCGACCTTCTGACTGCTTACGGGGCTGAAATGTCCGGAGCTATCGGCGATATATTCGCTAATATGTTCGCAGGTGATAATGAGGCAATGAAAAATTCTGTCAAAGATTCATTCTCGTTTGTGGCAGGTGTGTTGAAAAAGTCCGCTTCTGCAACGGTGACTAAATTAGTACTTGAATCTTTGTTTGCAGGTGGCGGCGGGATATTTGGTTTACTCGCAACTCCGGCAATAACCGCTCTGATTAATGCCGCTATATCAAAAATTTTAGACCCTGTGCTAAGCTCAATTACATCTTTCTCAACCGGTGGACGTGTTGACGAGCCTACTCTGGCGATAGTCGGTGATGCATCCCGTTCAAGAGCCGGACGCGATACGGAATGGATATTCAGAGATGACCAACTGAGACTCATAATGGCATTTGTTCTTGCAAAACATCAAGCAGGACTTGAAAGGTCATTAAGCAATATAATAGGGGTGGAAATGCGACGTGACGATAACTCGCCATTGACGCAGTTAAATAACTCTATAAGGCAGTTAAATACATCGCTAAACAGACTGCCTAAAGATTTAAGGGAAACTATCACTTTTGACAAGGCGTTTGGCATGTATAATGAAACGATGAAAATCAACGCCTTAAATACTCAGTATAAAGCCGGACAGCTGGATGATGAAGATTATTACACCAGATTAGCTGAAAAGCAAATGTCTTTTCGTAGTTATGCAGGCGGGTCAGGATTTTTATATCAACCAGAGCTCGCTATGGTCGGTGATGCCGGTGTGAATAACCCTGAGATAGTTTTAAACAATCCGCAATTAGAAGCATTGATAACGAAAGTAGGCAATCAAAGCAATGCCGCTGTCGTCAGCAAATTAGATAAAGTCGAAAGTCTTTTATCGCAAATACTTGATAAAGACCAGGACATATACCTTAACAGCAGCAAAGTAACCGATGAAGTTCAAAGAGAATTTAACCGTAGAAAATTTCGTAACCCGTAA
- a CDS encoding ribonuclease H-like domain-containing protein, whose translation MRKQQYLIFDIETAPLDFDSLSESQQEYILRNTSTDEEKQSKKFEMALSPITAQVVCIGTQLMQSTELGGWEQIGRAAFSVDNEFEYGKKEHIKLSTGDDCFLTNEAKLLEDFWKLLHKYDQASLISFNGRNFDAPFLMLRSAIHRIKPSRNLMSGTKFNYPMHVDLIDELTFYNPSPYSASKRFNFDFYTRTFGIKSPKSEGVDGSMVGQYFNDGKIIEISEYCMRDINATWELFLVWYNYLKF comes from the coding sequence ATGAGAAAACAACAATATTTAATTTTCGATATTGAAACAGCACCTTTAGACTTTGACTCGCTTTCTGAGTCGCAGCAGGAATATATTCTCAGGAATACTTCAACTGATGAGGAAAAGCAATCTAAAAAATTTGAAATGGCGCTTTCGCCAATTACTGCTCAGGTGGTTTGTATTGGAACTCAATTGATGCAATCAACCGAATTGGGAGGCTGGGAACAAATTGGCAGAGCGGCATTCTCTGTTGATAATGAATTTGAATATGGAAAAAAAGAACATATTAAGCTTAGTACAGGTGATGATTGCTTTTTGACAAATGAAGCAAAATTGCTTGAAGATTTTTGGAAATTACTACACAAATATGACCAAGCTTCACTCATATCCTTCAACGGCAGAAATTTTGACGCTCCATTTTTGATGTTACGCTCTGCTATTCACAGAATTAAACCATCAAGAAATTTGATGAGCGGAACCAAATTTAACTATCCGATGCATGTTGATTTGATTGATGAGCTGACGTTTTATAACCCAAGCCCTTATTCAGCTTCAAAAAGATTTAATTTTGATTTTTATACACGCACATTTGGTATAAAATCGCCAAAAAGTGAAGGTGTTGACGGCTCTATGGTCGGACAGTATTTTAATGATGGCAAAATTATTGAAATATCAGAATATTGTATGAGGGACATCAATGCTACTTGGGAGCTTTTTTTGGTTTGGTATAATTATCTCAAATTTTGA
- a CDS encoding GPP34 family phosphoprotein, producing the protein MELTLAEELLLLGLDDESGEIILSVSTALPYGIAGAILLELHLRNKISLTGDSVKVTDPTETGDSILDEVLNLIKIKIEAEEAKYWIRTINGSVDDLMDRLIDGLVNKGVLKKEEKKILWIIPIDRFPTKDPLPEVHTRILIRAIVLENQEPTERTLALLSLVRASNLIDELFLKDERRQAENIINEMINNESIGKAVADINAEVTAIISSSVAGTVAAASVVGNF; encoded by the coding sequence ATGGAACTCACATTAGCTGAAGAATTATTACTGCTTGGACTTGATGACGAGTCCGGCGAAATTATTTTATCTGTATCCACAGCACTTCCTTATGGAATAGCAGGCGCCATACTTTTGGAGCTTCACCTTAGAAATAAGATTTCATTGACAGGTGATTCTGTTAAAGTCACAGATCCAACAGAAACCGGTGATAGTATTTTGGATGAGGTATTGAATTTAATTAAAATTAAGATTGAAGCAGAAGAAGCTAAATATTGGATTAGGACTATCAACGGCTCTGTTGATGATTTGATGGACAGATTAATTGATGGACTGGTCAATAAAGGTGTATTGAAAAAAGAGGAGAAAAAGATTCTCTGGATTATACCTATTGACAGATTTCCAACTAAAGACCCACTTCCCGAGGTTCATACGAGGATTCTCATAAGGGCTATAGTGCTTGAAAATCAGGAACCTACCGAACGTACTCTTGCACTTTTGAGTTTGGTGCGGGCATCGAATCTGATTGATGAACTGTTTTTAAAAGATGAACGTCGTCAAGCAGAGAATATCATCAACGAAATGATTAATAATGAAAGCATAGGTAAAGCTGTTGCAGATATCAATGCTGAAGTTACAGCTATTATTTCATCTTCAGTTGCCGGAACTGTTGCAGCTGCAAGTGTTGTAGGCAATTTTTAA
- a CDS encoding ATP-dependent Clp protease proteolytic subunit, protein MIIDIFGVIGDAWSDNPITDESIRRQLKDKAEGEELIVYINSPGGSVTQGLAIYALLKEHKPEVRIIGEASSMATVLACAGSKVMMADSAVMLFHKPWSFTWGNEDEIEKTTKNLKTLKESMIKIYQNRTGKTAEEIEDILATDVYQNAEQCKEWGFVDEVYKPGEEDLVKASLSNKIMAHQKIRFYSLNNNYFNNNRKDDSMDLQAKYDALNAEHAKLQATSEAAVNDNTKLKAEVAKLTDEFKALSGDKVKIEQELESARKELQAAAAKDVETEVELFLAKIQDRILAKDRDELKAELLTLRKLEGNENAVVNGKSLYARKREELEARPSLSSITQPLPAAQGKQEGESERQTLARRVQELMASDKVDLNTAYNKVMEESN, encoded by the coding sequence ATGATAATTGATATATTTGGTGTAATCGGAGATGCTTGGAGCGACAATCCAATCACTGATGAAAGTATTCGCAGGCAGCTAAAAGATAAAGCAGAAGGCGAGGAATTGATTGTTTATATCAATAGTCCCGGTGGATCTGTGACGCAAGGGCTTGCAATATATGCACTTTTAAAAGAGCATAAACCGGAGGTTCGGATAATCGGGGAAGCATCATCTATGGCGACTGTCTTAGCCTGTGCCGGTTCTAAGGTTATGATGGCAGACTCAGCCGTGATGCTCTTTCACAAACCTTGGTCTTTTACGTGGGGAAATGAAGACGAAATCGAAAAAACTACAAAGAACCTGAAGACCTTAAAAGAATCAATGATTAAAATCTATCAAAACCGAACCGGTAAAACTGCTGAAGAGATAGAGGACATATTAGCTACAGATGTATATCAAAATGCAGAGCAATGCAAAGAATGGGGATTTGTAGATGAGGTTTATAAGCCCGGTGAAGAAGATTTAGTTAAGGCGAGCTTATCTAACAAAATCATGGCGCATCAAAAAATTAGATTTTACAGTTTGAATAATAATTATTTTAATAACAATCGAAAGGACGATTCGATGGATTTACAAGCAAAATATGACGCTTTAAATGCGGAGCATGCTAAATTGCAGGCTACAAGTGAAGCGGCTGTTAATGACAATACCAAGCTTAAGGCAGAAGTAGCGAAATTGACAGATGAATTTAAAGCTTTGTCGGGTGACAAAGTGAAGATAGAGCAGGAACTTGAATCTGCTCGCAAAGAACTCCAGGCGGCAGCTGCTAAGGATGTCGAGACTGAAGTAGAATTATTTTTAGCAAAGATTCAAGATAGGATTTTAGCTAAAGACCGCGATGAATTAAAAGCCGAGTTGCTTACTTTGCGTAAGCTCGAAGGCAATGAGAATGCCGTTGTCAATGGCAAATCTCTTTATGCACGCAAACGTGAAGAGCTTGAAGCTCGCCCTTCTCTTAGTTCTATCACGCAGCCTTTGCCTGCCGCTCAAGGTAAACAAGAAGGCGAGAGTGAAAGACAAACGCTAGCTCGCAGAGTGCAGGAGCTAATGGCTTCAGACAAGGTGGATTTAAACACTGCTTATAATAAAGTTATGGAGGAATCAAACTAA
- a CDS encoding DUF1320 family protein — protein MSSSIDYNYIIQRIPEETISALMTDSVFSDIDEEVIQEFISDADAIVDNAMSLRYIYPYEFTDEILGEKAFKMLRRWKFALVRQMMYARKYDDEEMKEINRQHKDVMTKLERLQKGEIEVAGLAMKHYSPKNLIFSKKNEQVFTNDRLTAYDNRTA, from the coding sequence ATGTCAAGTAGCATAGATTATAATTATATCATACAGCGAATTCCTGAAGAAACAATTTCAGCCTTAATGACTGACTCAGTATTTTCAGATATTGACGAGGAGGTGATCCAAGAATTTATTTCAGATGCTGATGCTATTGTTGATAATGCTATGTCTTTACGTTACATTTACCCTTACGAATTTACAGATGAGATACTTGGTGAAAAGGCTTTTAAGATGCTCCGGCGATGGAAATTTGCATTAGTCAGACAAATGATGTATGCTCGCAAATACGATGACGAGGAAATGAAAGAAATTAATCGGCAACATAAAGATGTAATGACTAAGCTTGAAAGACTTCAAAAAGGCGAAATCGAAGTCGCCGGACTCGCCATGAAGCATTATTCACCTAAAAATTTGATTTTCAGTAAAAAGAATGAACAGGTGTTTACAAACGACAGGTTGACTGCTTATGATAATCGAACAGCGTGA
- the dnaA gene encoding chromosomal replication initiator protein DnaA, with product MNKQSYTESELKISQNGFSATINGNDLLSPAIKNHADELWSKSLRIIKDNVGNQVFKTWFKPIKALEWMNNRLTLSVPSQFFHEWIEEHYYDLLRKTISQFFGESAEVEYKIVFDAIEDDTKTREISLPGFRHDPKPAQNTLPFEPILLSQKEFPTFLNPKYTLDNFITGESNQLASSAARAISENPGKTKFNPLVIYGNTGLGKTHLAQAIGNHVSKSYPRLRVLYTDCEKFTLEFISAIQNNTVSDFSNFYRSIDVLIVDDIHFLAGKERTQDNFFHTFNSLYQAGKQIILTSDRPPKELVDLDSRLISRFQWGLITDVKIPDYEMRMAIIQKKSKDEGIEMPLDVIEYIARNVKSNVRDLEGTLIGIIARVTFDKKPLSVDLAKEVIYCNNQPKFEDITIDYIKRVVAEYFGMSTDILISKSRKHAIALPRHIAIYLTKSLTTTPLKGIGAEFGGRDHSTILHSCQTVDDYIATDKKVKSDVEELFKMLKR from the coding sequence ATGAACAAACAGAGTTATACTGAATCAGAATTAAAAATAAGTCAAAATGGCTTTTCAGCTACAATTAATGGCAATGATTTACTATCACCAGCCATCAAAAACCATGCTGATGAATTATGGTCAAAATCATTGAGAATTATCAAAGATAATGTTGGTAATCAGGTTTTTAAAACTTGGTTTAAACCCATCAAAGCCTTGGAATGGATGAATAACCGACTAACCTTGTCAGTACCAAGTCAGTTTTTTCATGAGTGGATTGAAGAACATTATTATGATTTGTTGAGAAAAACTATATCTCAGTTTTTTGGTGAATCGGCTGAAGTCGAATATAAAATTGTTTTTGATGCAATTGAAGATGATACTAAAACACGTGAGATTAGTCTTCCCGGATTCCGTCATGACCCTAAACCGGCTCAAAATACACTGCCATTTGAACCAATATTGCTCAGCCAGAAAGAATTTCCTACATTTTTAAATCCAAAATATACATTAGATAATTTTATAACCGGGGAATCCAATCAGCTTGCTTCATCAGCTGCCAGAGCTATCAGCGAAAACCCGGGAAAGACAAAGTTTAACCCTCTTGTAATTTATGGAAATACAGGGCTTGGCAAAACGCATCTTGCGCAGGCTATCGGAAATCATGTTTCGAAATCATATCCCCGTCTTAGAGTGCTTTATACTGATTGCGAAAAATTTACTTTAGAGTTCATTAGCGCCATTCAAAATAATACAGTCAGTGATTTTTCTAATTTTTACAGGTCAATAGATGTACTCATAGTAGATGATATACATTTTTTAGCCGGCAAAGAGCGTACTCAGGACAATTTCTTCCATACTTTCAACTCATTATACCAAGCCGGAAAACAAATCATACTGACAAGCGACAGACCCCCCAAGGAACTTGTTGACCTTGATTCCAGATTGATTTCGCGTTTTCAGTGGGGACTCATCACTGATGTTAAAATCCCTGATTATGAGATGAGAATGGCTATAATTCAAAAGAAAAGCAAAGATGAAGGTATCGAGATGCCGCTTGATGTCATTGAATATATCGCCAGAAATGTAAAATCAAATGTTCGTGACCTCGAAGGAACATTAATCGGCATAATCGCACGTGTTACATTCGACAAAAAACCGCTTTCAGTTGACCTTGCCAAAGAAGTTATTTATTGTAATAATCAACCAAAATTTGAAGATATTACTATTGATTATATCAAAAGAGTTGTTGCAGAGTATTTTGGTATGAGTACAGATATCCTTATCAGCAAATCCAGAAAGCATGCTATAGCCCTACCCAGACATATTGCAATTTATCTTACAAAAAGCCTTACAACAACTCCGCTAAAAGGAATCGGTGCCGAGTTTGGCGGTCGTGATCATTCTACAATTTTGCACAGCTGTCAGACTGTAGATGATTACATTGCGACAGACAAGAAAGTAAAATCTGATGTAGAAGAGTTATTCAAGATGTTGAAGAGATAG
- the efp gene encoding elongation factor P: protein MATTSDFKANAMLKYNNEIFSIVEFQHVQTGRGGAYYQTKMRNVKTGKIIENRFRSGETVDMVSVSRRNYQYLYKDGENLVFMNLDDYEQIYVPAHTIGDEIRFLKDNENVIIAFDNETVLSVDVPQHVNLRVIATEPGLKGDTATNVLKPATLETGAIINVPLFVNEGDLIRLDTKSETYIERVKE from the coding sequence ATGGCAACAACATCAGACTTTAAAGCAAATGCAATGCTTAAATACAACAACGAAATTTTTTCGATTGTTGAATTTCAACATGTTCAGACAGGCAGGGGTGGAGCTTACTATCAAACTAAAATGCGAAATGTAAAAACTGGAAAAATCATTGAAAACAGATTTCGCTCAGGTGAAACAGTTGATATGGTTTCGGTAAGCAGACGCAATTATCAGTATCTTTATAAAGATGGCGAGAATTTAGTATTCATGAATCTTGATGATTACGAGCAGATTTATGTGCCGGCTCATACAATTGGCGATGAAATCAGATTTTTGAAAGATAATGAAAACGTAATCATAGCATTTGATAATGAAACCGTTCTTTCGGTTGATGTACCGCAGCATGTTAATTTGAGAGTAATAGCGACTGAGCCGGGATTAAAAGGTGATACTGCAACAAATGTACTCAAGCCCGCTACTTTAGAGACTGGAGCAATAATAAATGTTCCTTTATTTGTAAATGAAGGTGACTTAATAAGATTGGATACAAAATCTGAAACCTACATCGAAAGAGTTAAGGAATAA
- a CDS encoding DUF2190 family protein translates to MSNPTYSPLARRAVQLAADVAAGKAIKHNGAVAGDGELALGVTEHAYNNGDNGSVVIAGTVLMKIKQQLAAGTLLKADSIGDAIGGVQSGDFTIGELLGSCGTNDWSEVLINKFQKVD, encoded by the coding sequence ATGTCTAATCCAACTTATAGCCCGCTTGCACGCAGAGCAGTTCAACTTGCTGCTGATGTGGCAGCAGGTAAAGCTATAAAGCATAACGGTGCAGTGGCAGGCGATGGTGAGCTTGCTTTGGGTGTAACCGAGCATGCTTATAATAATGGCGATAATGGTAGTGTTGTCATAGCAGGGACTGTGCTGATGAAAATAAAGCAACAGTTAGCTGCCGGTACGCTACTTAAAGCCGACTCAATCGGTGATGCGATTGGCGGCGTGCAGTCAGGTGATTTCACCATTGGTGAACTCCTGGGCAGCTGTGGCACGAATGATTGGAGTGAAGTTCTGATTAATAAATTCCAGAAGGTTGATTAA
- a CDS encoding DUF1232 domain-containing protein: MKDDFSKYSNKYDENKLFTKIRKYADGLGGGFLNKLLALWFALRDKDTPTWAKTIILGSLGYFIFPLDAIPDVLPVIGFSDDLTALISATAMIWAHIKPEHNHKAGEIIKKIFKKK, from the coding sequence ATGAAAGATGACTTTTCAAAATACAGTAATAAATACGATGAAAATAAATTATTTACGAAAATCCGTAAGTATGCAGATGGTCTTGGCGGAGGATTTCTGAATAAATTATTAGCTTTGTGGTTTGCCCTTAGAGATAAGGATACTCCAACCTGGGCTAAAACGATCATTCTCGGCTCGCTGGGATATTTTATTTTCCCTCTTGATGCTATTCCTGATGTACTACCCGTCATAGGATTCAGTGATGATTTAACAGCACTTATTTCAGCTACTGCGATGATTTGGGCTCATATCAAGCCTGAGCATAATCATAAAGCTGGAGAAATAATAAAAAAAATATTCAAGAAAAAGTGA